AGATGGTTTTGTGCTTTCTGAAAATGTCATAGACCATCTTGGGAGCTGTAGAGGAGCAAAATATCAAATCAATGATGGAAAGTTTGGCTAGCAGGAAGTACATGGGGGACTGTAAATGAGGGTCAGCGGTCACAGCACAATGAGAAGGTTTCCCATCAGACTTGCTACATagaacacacagaaaaagaggaagaggaagagctgggttGCCCATGAATTGGAGAGTCCAAGGAACACAAACTGAGACACCACAGAGTGGTTGGCTTCATCCATTGCCTCTGTCAGCAGTAATGTCGCTCATGTTCcctgaaagaggaaaggagacacTCTTAGGACAAATGACACTCATCTTGGTGAAATCATGGGCAATTCAAAAGTTGTCAGAAAACCAGACAATGGTTAATTTATTCATCTGGAGACAATTTTAATCATAAAGCAATTCATATTCCTCTGTTATGTATTTTATTGCCAAAAATATATTGCACAGAATAACTAATTCCACTTATTTTGGATGGAAACTTCCATTgtgtttttaagtattattttatagtcatagctcatataaaaatacaaatgaaaatctttttatatattaactatGTGAAATACTTAAGTGACAGTGGGTTTCCTAACTTGGATATTCCTCAATATATTAATACCATATGTATAACCATTGTCCCAGGTTCTTTCAAAATCCttgtatgcatttttaaagtcataaatttCCCTCATTTTTAAGATGTAAATTTCCCTTTGGAGACGTAAATCACCCTTATTTGTAAAGTGGACAAAGTGAGTTATTTTAGAAGAGAGTGCTAAATTCAAGAGCAGAGGATGGCAGATGGTGGCACTCACCGTGGAGAAACTGATGCAATTATAGGGACTGTGGAGGAGATCCTGACTAAGGGTCGGGGGAGGAAAAATGTGAGCTATCAAGTAAAAGAGGCAACCAGAATGACAGTAGTGAGTCACAAATCCAAGTGAAGGAGAACAAGAGTGAATACAAAAATGTTAGAAGTGTTAGAAATGTTCCTACATGTATTTAAAGATGTTTAATCTCATGAAATAAATGCATACTAAAATCGAAAGGTACTAAGATTTTTTCTTATTGGTTTGACAGCTATTTACACGTTTCACAAAATTCAGGGTAttgtggggcagggaggagaaaaGCAGTCTCATATCTGGTGATGGAAAAGCAAACTGGTAAAACATTTGCCAATTTGGAAACGCCTTCTGAATTATTACATGCTAGGGATACTTTAACTCAGCTGTTCTGCTTCCAAACGGGGGaaatttttctgaatatctgTTTGTCTACGTGTGAACAAAGTGGGCAAAGAAATAGtgagtatttgttatttttgctcaAGTATTGTTTTTAAGAACAAAACTTCGACAAAGCAATGTGTAGACAATGAGAGTAGGAAAATAACTTTCCATGGAGTGCTGTGCAGCCATTCATGACACTGAGGCAGACCTAATATACTTAGGGCAGACAGGAGAGAGGTCAGTAGTTTCCCACACTACAGTTTGccttgtggttttaaaaataaaatcagacaaataaaataaataggtagaAAATACCTAGGTCAACACAAAAAAGCCTGTTAACAGTAATTGTCTCTAAGGAATGGTATGAAGGAGAGAACTTTTACCTTTCATTCTGTGTCTATCTTAAATTTTGCAGTGAGCATATACCAATGTCATTCTTACAGCAAGGTAGATGTGTGTGAATTTTGAAATTACACCCTTCGTATCTTCAGAACGACCAAAGATATAACCATAACCTATCTTCGTTACCCCACTCCTCCTCACACCTAACACTCCAAGCTAAATGGGCTCCTCTTCACTGGCTGTGCTCCTGAATGGCTCTTTCCCCTCCCTCACACACACCCCGCACACTGCAGCTGCGTTTCCGCCATTCACTCGGCCTGCAACGCACTTGCCCTCATTGCACTTCTCTAGTTCTTCTTCTCTTCAACACCCCACCCAGCAAAATTCCTTCTTCCTCAAAGTCTTTGTACCCTTACCTTNNNNNNNNNNNNNNNNNNNNNNNNNNNNNNNNNNNNNNNNNNNNNNNNNNNNNNNNNNNNNNNNNNNNNNNNNNNNNNNNNNNNNNNNNNNNNNNNNNNNCCGTGTATAGATGAATATTAAAGGACCAAAGAACAAGATGACCACAGTGATGTGAGCAGAAAGGGTGGACAGAGCCTTGGAGGAACCAGCAGAAGAGTGTTTCTGAACACTGAGAATGATGACAATATAGGAAATGACCAGTATGAGGAAGGAGCCCACAGAGATGAAACCACCATTAGCTGTGACCATGAATTCCAGTCGGTCGGTGTCTGTGCAGGCAAGTTTAATGAACCAAGGAAGGTCACAGTAAAAGCTGTCCAACACATTAGGGCCACAGAAGGGCAACTTTACTACAAAAAACAATTGAACAACTGAGTGCATAAGGCCAACCACCCAGGCAGTCACTGAAAAGAAGATGCACATTCTTGGGCTCATGATGGTCAGGTAGTGCAGAGGCTTACATATGGCCACATATCTGTCAAAGGCCATGGCTATGAGCAGCACCATCTCCACACCACCAATGACATGGATGAAGAAGATCTGTGTGATGCATCCTCTAAAGGAGATGACTTTGTGCTTCCTGAAAAGGTCATAAATCATCTTGGGGGAGACAACCGAAGAAAAACCCAGG
The Sciurus carolinensis chromosome 2, mSciCar1.2, whole genome shotgun sequence DNA segment above includes these coding regions:
- the LOC124976426 gene encoding olfactory receptor 4F3/4F16/4F29-like; this encodes MEGANHSVVSEFVFLGLTNSWSIQLLLFVFSSMFYVASMMGNSLIVFTVASEPHLHSPMYFLLANLSFIDLGFSSVVSPKMIYDLFRKHKVISFRGCITQIFFIHVIGGVEMVLLIAMAFDRYVAICKPLHYLTIMSPRMCIFFSVTAWVVGLMHSVVQLFFVVKLPFCGPNVLDSFYCDLPWFIKLACTDTDRLEFMVTANGGFISVGSFLILVISYIVIILSVQKHSSAGSSKALSTLSAHITVVILFFGPLIFIYTR